The Pontibacter pudoricolor genome contains a region encoding:
- a CDS encoding response regulator → MKRILIVDDSFYMRTMLKNMLTDAGYEIVGEAPNGQTALELSRETKPDLITLDVILPDNTGLDVLKGIKAEQPDMKVIIVSAVGQEVIVNEALEYGALSYIVKPFSEEKVLEVVSQALKEE, encoded by the coding sequence ATGAAAAGAATACTGATTGTAGATGATTCTTTCTACATGCGCACCATGTTAAAGAACATGCTGACCGACGCCGGCTACGAAATAGTAGGCGAAGCTCCTAACGGGCAAACTGCGCTGGAACTATCCAGGGAAACAAAGCCAGACCTTATAACCCTTGACGTGATCCTTCCGGATAATACCGGGCTGGACGTGCTGAAAGGAATTAAGGCAGAGCAGCCGGATATGAAAGTTATCATTGTAAGTGCTGTAGGTCAGGAAGTTATAGTAAATGAGGCGCTGGAGTATGGTGCATTATCATATATCGTGAAGCCATTCTCAGAAGAAAAGGTACTGGAAGTAGTAAGCCAGGCATTGAAGGAAGAATAA
- a CDS encoding chemotaxis protein CheW, translated as MPTKKGKTTEAPETPEEVSAVSGNGKEESAKVKTNEPLLHLIVFKLGAEFYGIKIEQVKEVTVTPTITRMPRTPDFVKGVANIRGDIIAIMDLEERFGIRPDTTAPASHSSYTLVIEAREYSIGVVVKEVPQSLNLTVSKMDKTPSFLQDIAVQENYIEGIAKVDNRLIIVLDMYKILSGDEIKQLSN; from the coding sequence ATGCCGACTAAGAAAGGTAAAACCACGGAAGCACCTGAAACGCCTGAAGAGGTATCAGCTGTTTCCGGAAACGGTAAAGAAGAGTCAGCAAAAGTTAAAACGAACGAGCCGCTGCTGCACCTGATTGTTTTTAAACTTGGAGCTGAGTTCTATGGAATAAAAATAGAGCAGGTAAAAGAGGTAACTGTAACGCCAACTATAACCCGCATGCCACGCACACCCGATTTTGTAAAAGGTGTTGCCAACATCCGTGGAGATATCATAGCTATTATGGACCTCGAGGAGCGCTTCGGTATTCGGCCGGATACAACAGCTCCTGCCAGCCATTCTTCTTATACACTAGTTATCGAAGCAAGAGAATATAGCATTGGTGTAGTGGTAAAAGAAGTGCCGCAATCGCTGAATCTTACTGTTTCCAAAATGGATAAGACACCGTCCTTTTTACAGGACATCGCTGTACAGGAAAACTATATTGAGGGTATAGCGAAAGTAGATAACCGGCTGATTATAGTGCTGGATATGTACAAGATACTATCCGGCGATGAAATAAAGCAGTTATCAAACTAA
- a CDS encoding chemotaxis protein CheB: MLKSAKGIKVLIADQSSHTRLVLESILSEEVEIYVAGLAADGDELLKCLKKQEPHVILVNYDLPKNNRLFTFKRIFSEAPTPIILMVKREQLTLELIQETTALGVFAIVLKPEHKKYPDFRTIAPELIHKVKAVKDTINWDVQQMLEHLTQQVETEKAKPRVAKPLVEKVIVIGASTGGTQAIEQIVKELADNLQATILVAVHLPAGFTKSLTERLQGHTKLTVTEGRQGLLLKPNKLIVAPGGRNMVIQPIIGNTKNYKISFTDELANSYDRPSVDLLMQSVANSNIKQVLGIVLTGMGKDGTIGATTIHKRGGTVVAQDEASSAIFGMAKSVIDSGISHHVLPLSDIPHFINSYVAGINTVGVADDTL; encoded by the coding sequence ATGCTGAAGTCGGCAAAGGGGATCAAGGTTTTGATTGCAGACCAGTCAAGTCATACACGGCTGGTGTTGGAATCAATCCTGAGCGAAGAGGTGGAGATTTATGTGGCCGGGCTTGCTGCTGACGGGGATGAACTGTTGAAGTGTCTTAAAAAACAGGAACCACACGTGATTCTTGTTAATTATGATCTACCAAAGAACAACCGGCTTTTCACCTTTAAGCGCATTTTTAGTGAGGCGCCTACGCCCATCATTCTGATGGTGAAACGTGAACAGCTTACGCTTGAACTGATACAGGAAACTACTGCACTTGGCGTTTTTGCCATCGTTCTGAAACCTGAACATAAAAAGTATCCTGATTTCAGAACTATAGCACCGGAGCTGATACATAAGGTAAAAGCAGTAAAAGATACTATAAACTGGGATGTGCAGCAAATGCTGGAGCACCTGACACAACAGGTTGAAACTGAAAAGGCGAAACCACGTGTGGCAAAACCTTTAGTGGAGAAAGTTATAGTTATCGGGGCTTCTACGGGCGGTACGCAGGCTATAGAGCAAATTGTAAAAGAACTAGCAGATAATTTGCAGGCAACTATACTGGTAGCGGTGCATTTACCGGCAGGGTTTACAAAATCGCTTACGGAGCGGCTGCAGGGGCATACCAAACTTACGGTAACGGAAGGCAGGCAGGGACTGCTTTTAAAACCAAATAAACTTATAGTTGCGCCAGGCGGGCGCAATATGGTCATTCAGCCGATAATCGGGAATACGAAGAACTATAAAATAAGCTTTACAGATGAGCTTGCAAATTCGTACGACCGGCCTTCTGTAGACCTGCTGATGCAATCGGTAGCAAACAGTAATATAAAACAGGTGCTAGGTATCGTTTTAACCGGAATGGGAAAAGATGGAACTATAGGCGCGACAACTATACATAAAAGGGGCGGTACGGTAGTAGCCCAGGACGAAGCTTCTTCCGCTATTTTCGGGATGGCCAAGTCAGTAATTGACAGTGGTATTTCGCACCATGTGCTGCCATTGTCTGATATACCACATTTCATTAACAGTTATGTGGCAGGTATAAACACCGTTGGCGTAGCCGACGACACTTTATGA